One segment of Calliopsis andreniformis isolate RMS-2024a chromosome 1, iyCalAndr_principal, whole genome shotgun sequence DNA contains the following:
- the Nep2 gene encoding M13 family metallopeptidase neprilysin 2 isoform X1 — protein sequence MTNSMKQTVIKNPTWWKRRSALERGLTVIAVSGILLCVALAIALGVLAANTATCNVSSKNDPVNSAGLPSTADALNGYHNNKNIHIIDRGPLCEEEVCYTPECVHTASRILKNMDVEVEPCDDFYDFACGGFLKATSIPDDKTTVNTFTEINDQLQNQLRASIEEKSAPNEPKPFTLAKNLYKACMNKTVIEDQGLDPLLKILQTLGGWPVLEGDKWNENGFDWKESVYNFRRIGYSIDYFIDFSISIDLKNSTSRLIDLDQASLELSREYLVKGFDDKIVQAYYSYMVDIATILGADKDRAMKELKESLEFEMNLANISLPNEKRRNATLLYNPMTVRTLSKNYPSIPWKEYINKILAPVVQVDENEVISVSVPSFISDLEKLLAVTPKRVQANYVMWRVAAASVSYLTEDIRKRQLQYSTALSGKTEREPRWKECIHTVSSSLSLSVGALYVRKYFKEDAKKNAMEMVADIKDEFTKILKKVDWMDDETRKSALKKAASMATHIAYPDELLDDKKLEKFYEKLELSGDNYMKSILNLTLFGIDYTFGKLRKPVNKTDWLAHGRPAIVNAFYSSIENSIQFPAGILQGAFFNNDRPKYMNYGAIGFVIGHEITHGFDDQGRQFDGNGNLVDWWAPQTKEKYVKKVECIIHQYGNYTVEEVGLKLNGINTQGENIADNGGIKEAYYAYKEWVRRNEPELRLPGLPYTPEQLFWISAANTWCSKHRPEAMKLRITIDFHSPGKFRVLGPLSNMEEFSKDFNCPVGSKMNPEKKCSVW from the exons ATCCTGTTAATTCGGCTGGATTGCCGTCTACAGCCGACGCCCTGAATGGATATCACAACAACAAAAACATTCATATTATAGACAGAGGTCCACTTTGCGAGGAAGAAGTCTGCTACACGCCAGAATGCGTCCATACGG CCTCCAGGATATTGAAGAACATGGACGTTGAAGTAGAACCCTGTGACGACTTTTACGACTTCGCTTGCGGTGGTTTCTTGAAGGCCACCAGTATTCCTGATGACAAGACCACTGTAAACACGTTCACCGAGATCAACGACCAACTGCAGAATCAGCTAAGGGCTAGCATTGAGGAGAAAAGCGCACCAAATGAGCCGAAACCATTCACGCTTGCCAAGAATTTGTACAAAGCTTGTATGAACAAAA CggtgattgaagatcaaggtttaGATCCTTTGCTAAAAATTTTGCAAACACTCGGTGGCTGGCCAGTGCTGGAGGGCGACAAGTGGAACGAAAATGGATTCGATTGGAAAGAATCAGTATACAATTTCCGCAGGATAGGCTACTCCATCGATTACTTCATTGATTTCAGTATCAGCATCGATCTGAAGAATAGCACGTCGCGATTAATCGAT CTCGATCAAGCATCCCTCGAACTGTCGCGCGAATATTTGGTCAAAGGCTTCGACGACAAAATCGTGCAAGCATATTACAGTTACATGGTCGATATCGCAACAATTCTAGGAGCTGACAAAGACAGAGCAATGAAGGAACTGAAAGAATCGCTGGAATTTGAAATGAATCTTGCCAAT ATTTCCTTGCCAAACGAGAAACGTCGTAACGCTACTCTTCTCTACAACCCCATGACAGTTCGAACATTGTCTAAAAATTACCCCAGCATACCATGGAAAGAATACATTAACAAAATATTAGCGCCAGTAGTTCAGGTCGATGAAAACGAAGTTATAAGTGTTAGCGTTCCTAGTTTCATTTCTGACTTGGAGAAGCTGTTGGCCGTCACTCCAAAAAGGGTACAAGCTAATTATGTAATGTGGAGAGTAGCTGCTGCATCAGTGAGCTATTTGACAGAGGATATTCGGAAAAGGCAGTTGCAGTACTCGACAGCTTTAAGTGGGAAAACAGAAAGAGAACCAAGATGGAAAGAGTGCATCCATACCGTTTCCAGTAGCTTGAGCCTAAGCGTTGGTGCTCTCTACGTTAGGAAGTACTTCAAGGAAGATGCCAAAAAGAATGCTATGGAGATGGTTGCGGATATCAAGGATGAGTTCACAAAGATACTGAAAAAG GTCGACTGGATGGACGACGAGACTAGAAAGAGCGCTTTGAAAAAAGCAGCATCCATGGCTACCCATATCGCGTACCCAGATGAACTGTTGGACGACAAGAAATTAGAGAAATTCTACGAAAAACTAGAGCTGAGTGGCGACAACTATATGAAGAGCATCTTGAACTTGACTCTTTTCGGAATAGACTATACGTTTGGTAAACTAAGGAAACCTGTGAACAAAACCGACTGGCTGGCTCATGGAAGACCAGCAATCGTCAACGCATTCTACTCGTCCATTGAAAACAGCATCC AATTCCCTGCTGGCATCCTCCAAGGCGCTTTCTTTAACAACGATCGACCGAAGTACATGAACTACGGTGCCATCGGGTTTGTCATTGGCCATGAAATAACACATGGCTTCGACGATCAGGGCAGACAATTCGATGGCAATGGGAACCTCGTTGATTGGTGGGCACCACAGACAAAAGAAAAGTATGTGAAGAAAGTTGAatgcatcattcatcaatatgggAACTATACCGTGGAAGAAGTTGGCCTAAAA CTAAATGGTATAAACACTCAAGGCGAAAACATCGCGGACAACGGAGGAATAAAAGAAGCCTATTACGCGTACAAGGAATGGGTAAGGCGAAATGAGCCAGAGCTACGATTACCAGGGCTTCCATACACGCCAGAGCAATTGTTCTGGATAAGCGCCGCGAATACCTGGTGCAGCAAGCACAGGCCGGAAGCGATGAAGCTTCGCATCACGATTGACTTCCACAGTCCTGGGAAGTTCCGTGTTTTGGGACCACTCTCGAACATGGAAGAATTTTCGAAGGACTTCAATTGCCCTGTTGGTTCGAAGATGAACCCCGAGAAGAAGTGCTCCGTCTGGTAA
- the Nep2 gene encoding M13 family metallopeptidase neprilysin 2 isoform X2, with protein MTNSMKQTVIKNPTWWKRRSALERGLTVIAVSGILLCVALAIALGVLAANTATCNVSSKNDRGPLCEEEVCYTPECVHTASRILKNMDVEVEPCDDFYDFACGGFLKATSIPDDKTTVNTFTEINDQLQNQLRASIEEKSAPNEPKPFTLAKNLYKACMNKTVIEDQGLDPLLKILQTLGGWPVLEGDKWNENGFDWKESVYNFRRIGYSIDYFIDFSISIDLKNSTSRLIDLDQASLELSREYLVKGFDDKIVQAYYSYMVDIATILGADKDRAMKELKESLEFEMNLANISLPNEKRRNATLLYNPMTVRTLSKNYPSIPWKEYINKILAPVVQVDENEVISVSVPSFISDLEKLLAVTPKRVQANYVMWRVAAASVSYLTEDIRKRQLQYSTALSGKTEREPRWKECIHTVSSSLSLSVGALYVRKYFKEDAKKNAMEMVADIKDEFTKILKKVDWMDDETRKSALKKAASMATHIAYPDELLDDKKLEKFYEKLELSGDNYMKSILNLTLFGIDYTFGKLRKPVNKTDWLAHGRPAIVNAFYSSIENSIQFPAGILQGAFFNNDRPKYMNYGAIGFVIGHEITHGFDDQGRQFDGNGNLVDWWAPQTKEKYVKKVECIIHQYGNYTVEEVGLKLNGINTQGENIADNGGIKEAYYAYKEWVRRNEPELRLPGLPYTPEQLFWISAANTWCSKHRPEAMKLRITIDFHSPGKFRVLGPLSNMEEFSKDFNCPVGSKMNPEKKCSVW; from the exons ACAGAGGTCCACTTTGCGAGGAAGAAGTCTGCTACACGCCAGAATGCGTCCATACGG CCTCCAGGATATTGAAGAACATGGACGTTGAAGTAGAACCCTGTGACGACTTTTACGACTTCGCTTGCGGTGGTTTCTTGAAGGCCACCAGTATTCCTGATGACAAGACCACTGTAAACACGTTCACCGAGATCAACGACCAACTGCAGAATCAGCTAAGGGCTAGCATTGAGGAGAAAAGCGCACCAAATGAGCCGAAACCATTCACGCTTGCCAAGAATTTGTACAAAGCTTGTATGAACAAAA CggtgattgaagatcaaggtttaGATCCTTTGCTAAAAATTTTGCAAACACTCGGTGGCTGGCCAGTGCTGGAGGGCGACAAGTGGAACGAAAATGGATTCGATTGGAAAGAATCAGTATACAATTTCCGCAGGATAGGCTACTCCATCGATTACTTCATTGATTTCAGTATCAGCATCGATCTGAAGAATAGCACGTCGCGATTAATCGAT CTCGATCAAGCATCCCTCGAACTGTCGCGCGAATATTTGGTCAAAGGCTTCGACGACAAAATCGTGCAAGCATATTACAGTTACATGGTCGATATCGCAACAATTCTAGGAGCTGACAAAGACAGAGCAATGAAGGAACTGAAAGAATCGCTGGAATTTGAAATGAATCTTGCCAAT ATTTCCTTGCCAAACGAGAAACGTCGTAACGCTACTCTTCTCTACAACCCCATGACAGTTCGAACATTGTCTAAAAATTACCCCAGCATACCATGGAAAGAATACATTAACAAAATATTAGCGCCAGTAGTTCAGGTCGATGAAAACGAAGTTATAAGTGTTAGCGTTCCTAGTTTCATTTCTGACTTGGAGAAGCTGTTGGCCGTCACTCCAAAAAGGGTACAAGCTAATTATGTAATGTGGAGAGTAGCTGCTGCATCAGTGAGCTATTTGACAGAGGATATTCGGAAAAGGCAGTTGCAGTACTCGACAGCTTTAAGTGGGAAAACAGAAAGAGAACCAAGATGGAAAGAGTGCATCCATACCGTTTCCAGTAGCTTGAGCCTAAGCGTTGGTGCTCTCTACGTTAGGAAGTACTTCAAGGAAGATGCCAAAAAGAATGCTATGGAGATGGTTGCGGATATCAAGGATGAGTTCACAAAGATACTGAAAAAG GTCGACTGGATGGACGACGAGACTAGAAAGAGCGCTTTGAAAAAAGCAGCATCCATGGCTACCCATATCGCGTACCCAGATGAACTGTTGGACGACAAGAAATTAGAGAAATTCTACGAAAAACTAGAGCTGAGTGGCGACAACTATATGAAGAGCATCTTGAACTTGACTCTTTTCGGAATAGACTATACGTTTGGTAAACTAAGGAAACCTGTGAACAAAACCGACTGGCTGGCTCATGGAAGACCAGCAATCGTCAACGCATTCTACTCGTCCATTGAAAACAGCATCC AATTCCCTGCTGGCATCCTCCAAGGCGCTTTCTTTAACAACGATCGACCGAAGTACATGAACTACGGTGCCATCGGGTTTGTCATTGGCCATGAAATAACACATGGCTTCGACGATCAGGGCAGACAATTCGATGGCAATGGGAACCTCGTTGATTGGTGGGCACCACAGACAAAAGAAAAGTATGTGAAGAAAGTTGAatgcatcattcatcaatatgggAACTATACCGTGGAAGAAGTTGGCCTAAAA CTAAATGGTATAAACACTCAAGGCGAAAACATCGCGGACAACGGAGGAATAAAAGAAGCCTATTACGCGTACAAGGAATGGGTAAGGCGAAATGAGCCAGAGCTACGATTACCAGGGCTTCCATACACGCCAGAGCAATTGTTCTGGATAAGCGCCGCGAATACCTGGTGCAGCAAGCACAGGCCGGAAGCGATGAAGCTTCGCATCACGATTGACTTCCACAGTCCTGGGAAGTTCCGTGTTTTGGGACCACTCTCGAACATGGAAGAATTTTCGAAGGACTTCAATTGCCCTGTTGGTTCGAAGATGAACCCCGAGAAGAAGTGCTCCGTCTGGTAA
- the Nep2 gene encoding M13 family metallopeptidase neprilysin 2 isoform X3, with product MTNSMKQTVIKNPTWWKRRSALERGLTVIAVSGILLCVALAIALGVLAANTATCNVSSKNASRILKNMDVEVEPCDDFYDFACGGFLKATSIPDDKTTVNTFTEINDQLQNQLRASIEEKSAPNEPKPFTLAKNLYKACMNKTVIEDQGLDPLLKILQTLGGWPVLEGDKWNENGFDWKESVYNFRRIGYSIDYFIDFSISIDLKNSTSRLIDLDQASLELSREYLVKGFDDKIVQAYYSYMVDIATILGADKDRAMKELKESLEFEMNLANISLPNEKRRNATLLYNPMTVRTLSKNYPSIPWKEYINKILAPVVQVDENEVISVSVPSFISDLEKLLAVTPKRVQANYVMWRVAAASVSYLTEDIRKRQLQYSTALSGKTEREPRWKECIHTVSSSLSLSVGALYVRKYFKEDAKKNAMEMVADIKDEFTKILKKVDWMDDETRKSALKKAASMATHIAYPDELLDDKKLEKFYEKLELSGDNYMKSILNLTLFGIDYTFGKLRKPVNKTDWLAHGRPAIVNAFYSSIENSIQFPAGILQGAFFNNDRPKYMNYGAIGFVIGHEITHGFDDQGRQFDGNGNLVDWWAPQTKEKYVKKVECIIHQYGNYTVEEVGLKLNGINTQGENIADNGGIKEAYYAYKEWVRRNEPELRLPGLPYTPEQLFWISAANTWCSKHRPEAMKLRITIDFHSPGKFRVLGPLSNMEEFSKDFNCPVGSKMNPEKKCSVW from the exons CCTCCAGGATATTGAAGAACATGGACGTTGAAGTAGAACCCTGTGACGACTTTTACGACTTCGCTTGCGGTGGTTTCTTGAAGGCCACCAGTATTCCTGATGACAAGACCACTGTAAACACGTTCACCGAGATCAACGACCAACTGCAGAATCAGCTAAGGGCTAGCATTGAGGAGAAAAGCGCACCAAATGAGCCGAAACCATTCACGCTTGCCAAGAATTTGTACAAAGCTTGTATGAACAAAA CggtgattgaagatcaaggtttaGATCCTTTGCTAAAAATTTTGCAAACACTCGGTGGCTGGCCAGTGCTGGAGGGCGACAAGTGGAACGAAAATGGATTCGATTGGAAAGAATCAGTATACAATTTCCGCAGGATAGGCTACTCCATCGATTACTTCATTGATTTCAGTATCAGCATCGATCTGAAGAATAGCACGTCGCGATTAATCGAT CTCGATCAAGCATCCCTCGAACTGTCGCGCGAATATTTGGTCAAAGGCTTCGACGACAAAATCGTGCAAGCATATTACAGTTACATGGTCGATATCGCAACAATTCTAGGAGCTGACAAAGACAGAGCAATGAAGGAACTGAAAGAATCGCTGGAATTTGAAATGAATCTTGCCAAT ATTTCCTTGCCAAACGAGAAACGTCGTAACGCTACTCTTCTCTACAACCCCATGACAGTTCGAACATTGTCTAAAAATTACCCCAGCATACCATGGAAAGAATACATTAACAAAATATTAGCGCCAGTAGTTCAGGTCGATGAAAACGAAGTTATAAGTGTTAGCGTTCCTAGTTTCATTTCTGACTTGGAGAAGCTGTTGGCCGTCACTCCAAAAAGGGTACAAGCTAATTATGTAATGTGGAGAGTAGCTGCTGCATCAGTGAGCTATTTGACAGAGGATATTCGGAAAAGGCAGTTGCAGTACTCGACAGCTTTAAGTGGGAAAACAGAAAGAGAACCAAGATGGAAAGAGTGCATCCATACCGTTTCCAGTAGCTTGAGCCTAAGCGTTGGTGCTCTCTACGTTAGGAAGTACTTCAAGGAAGATGCCAAAAAGAATGCTATGGAGATGGTTGCGGATATCAAGGATGAGTTCACAAAGATACTGAAAAAG GTCGACTGGATGGACGACGAGACTAGAAAGAGCGCTTTGAAAAAAGCAGCATCCATGGCTACCCATATCGCGTACCCAGATGAACTGTTGGACGACAAGAAATTAGAGAAATTCTACGAAAAACTAGAGCTGAGTGGCGACAACTATATGAAGAGCATCTTGAACTTGACTCTTTTCGGAATAGACTATACGTTTGGTAAACTAAGGAAACCTGTGAACAAAACCGACTGGCTGGCTCATGGAAGACCAGCAATCGTCAACGCATTCTACTCGTCCATTGAAAACAGCATCC AATTCCCTGCTGGCATCCTCCAAGGCGCTTTCTTTAACAACGATCGACCGAAGTACATGAACTACGGTGCCATCGGGTTTGTCATTGGCCATGAAATAACACATGGCTTCGACGATCAGGGCAGACAATTCGATGGCAATGGGAACCTCGTTGATTGGTGGGCACCACAGACAAAAGAAAAGTATGTGAAGAAAGTTGAatgcatcattcatcaatatgggAACTATACCGTGGAAGAAGTTGGCCTAAAA CTAAATGGTATAAACACTCAAGGCGAAAACATCGCGGACAACGGAGGAATAAAAGAAGCCTATTACGCGTACAAGGAATGGGTAAGGCGAAATGAGCCAGAGCTACGATTACCAGGGCTTCCATACACGCCAGAGCAATTGTTCTGGATAAGCGCCGCGAATACCTGGTGCAGCAAGCACAGGCCGGAAGCGATGAAGCTTCGCATCACGATTGACTTCCACAGTCCTGGGAAGTTCCGTGTTTTGGGACCACTCTCGAACATGGAAGAATTTTCGAAGGACTTCAATTGCCCTGTTGGTTCGAAGATGAACCCCGAGAAGAAGTGCTCCGTCTGGTAA
- the Eif3g1 gene encoding eukaryotic translation initiation factor 3 subunit g1, which yields MPVAEVKSSWADEVEEEGGALPPPSETYDNGFKILTEYKYNSDNKKVKVVRTYKIERRIVSKSIAARKNWAKFGDSADDRPGPNPATTVGGEDVFMQFISSKEEENKVEEDNLDKLKHMGDKGVVKCRNCNGDHWTSKCPYKDTVLAGGKVPDDKKPLVSAAAPSAMTELKPQGSKYIPPGMRDGGNKRGDAMQMQRRDDITTIRISNLSESTTDADLDELVKPFGSVLKFYLPKDKQTNLCKGFAYVHFKYRMEAAKAIATLNGYGYDHLILNVDWSKPQSQNN from the exons ATGCCAGTAGCAGAGGTGAAATCCAGCTGGGCTGACGAAGTAGAGGAGGAGGGAGGAGCATTACCTCCACCTTCAGAAACTTATGATAATGGATTTAAAATTCTCAcagaatacaaatacaactcagATAACAAAAAGGTCAAAGTGGTTCGCACATATAAGATTGAGAGGCGTATAGTTTCAAAGTCGATTGCTGCACGTAAGAACTGGGCAAAATTTGGAGATTCTGCAGATGATAGACCTGGTCCCAATCCTGCCACTACAGTCGGTGGTGAAGATGTTTTCATGCAGTTTATTTCCAgtaaagaagaagaaaacaaaGTTGAAGAAGATAATCTCGATAAATTGAAGCATATGGGAGACAAGGGTGTTGTCAAATGTCGTAACTGTAACGGAGACCATTGGACATCAAAGTGTCCTTACAAAGATACTGTTCTTGCTGGAG GAAAAGTACCAGATGATAAGAAACCACTTGTCAGTGCTGCTGCTCCTAGTGCAATGACAGAGTTGAAACCTCAAGGTAGCAAATATATTCCACCTGGTATGCGTGATGGAGGTAACAAACGTGGGGACGCTATGCAAATGCAGAGGCGTGATGATATTACCACCATTCGTATTTCTAATTTATCGGAGAGTACTACAGACGCAGATTTGGATGAACTTGTTAAACCATTTGGATCTGTTCTTAAATTTTACCTTCCGAAAGATAAGCAGACCAATCTTTGCAAAGGTTTTGCATATGTACACTTCAAATACAGAATGGAAGCAGCAAAAGCTATTGCAACGCTTAACGGTTATGGTTATGATCATTTAATTTTGAATGTAGACTGGTCAAAGCCACAGTCGCAAAATAATTAG
- the Scaf6 gene encoding SR-related CTD associated factor 6 has translation MDQAPADTELRNIIDKLAQFVARNGPEFEQMTKNKQKDNPKFGFLFGGEHFNYYQYKVTTEQAILKQKGINPMQNADPRLNVSQQQQTAATVTQPLNNVNLASGLNTQNNGLNPVVGIGPVGNQGGPVIPGVPGQIGGPANAGPPIGTVPGAMGGVNPPIGGVTQPINIGGPPGWLQNELANLQSQQTTLQEQVRQSEQNLAAQHAALMAQQQGRVEDAVRQAQETALQNSAQSTNTDLVAFDAVLQPIIDSCTKDSISAGKAWILQNSITPQSNQVVADHLLKKVIQATNFSHKLHIIYLVNDVLHHCARKKSMDLRKAMESVVVPMFCNTSLAASEEQLNKLNKLLSLWESKNNYFDEGIIDKLKQPSTSWSEYQASLVALHASAITPITTSTKQTFDNYQAQHQAFVTHALRQIQNIEQQKMAIDQQLKAPPPPPPQMNQQNMSMPPSHSGPPAPIGTDVNFSQPPPGWGAPPGNEPPPFTNVPLPDFSKPPPGFGPPPVIHEPSVEDLMPSMPYYELPAGLMVPLIKLEDAEYKPLDPEAIRLPPPAPPSERLVAAVEAFYAPPNHDSPRDSDGWEKLGLYEYYKAKNAARKRKEEDIAAGIRQKSKSPSPILRPRSKSPSPPKKRYRSKSRSRSRSRSRGRSRSRSPAANHRRNSRNSNHNNRSRRRRNSNKDRSPDRRMDRQDRSPTPPSFLGSTYSKAPQEISLDESNKGHQLLKKMGWGGAGLGANEQGIEAPISGGEIRDKNDQYKGVGINLNDPYENFRKSKGQAFITRMKARAEERAEERGERD, from the exons ATGGACCAGGCACCTGCAG ATACAGAGTTACGGAACATCATAGACAAATTGGCACAATTTGTGGCTCGCAATGGACCGGAATTCGAGCAGATGACGAAAAACAAGCAGAAGGACAACCCAAAGTTTGGTTTCCTGTTCGGTGGAGAGCACTTCAACTACTATCAGTACAAAGTGACTACAGAGCAAGCCA TTTTAAAGCAAAAAGGAATAAATCCAATGCAAAATGCAGACCCACGTTTAAACGTTTCGCAGCAGCAGCAAACAGCCGCTACAGTCACGCAGCCACTGAATAATGTCAATCTTGCGTCTGGCCTAAATACTCAGAACAATGGATTGAACCCAGTAGTTGGAATTGGACCAGTGGGAAATCAAGGTGGCCCAGTTATACCTGGAGTACCTGGACAAATTGGCGGGCCAGCAAATGCGGGACCACCGATTGGAACAGTACCTGGTGCTATGGGAGGTGTAAATCCACCTATTGGTGGAGTTACGCAACCGATTAACATTGGTGGTCCACCTGGATGGCTTCAAAATGAGCTAGCAAACCTTCAATCGCAGCAAACGACGCTACAGGAACAAGTTAGACAATCGGAACAAAATCTGGCTGCGCAACATGCTGCGTTGATGGCACAACAACAAGGGAGGGTAGAAGATGCTGTGAGACAAGCTCAGGAAACAGCTTTGCAAAACAGTGCGCAAAGCACAAACACGGATCTTGTTGCATTTGATGCGGTTTTGCAACCTATCATTGATAGTTGCACAAAAGACAGCATAAGTGCAGGGAAGGCATGGATACTCCAAAACTCGATTACACCACAAAGTAATCAAGTTGTTGCAGACCATTTGCTGAAAAA AGTAATTCAAGCGACGAATTTTAGTCATAAACTTCATATTATCTACCTGGTCAACGATGTTTTGCATCATTG TGCAAGAAAGAAATCTATGGATCTTCGCAAGGCAATGGAAAGTGTTGTTGTTCCCATGTTCTGTAACACTTCACTAGCTGCATCTGAAGAACAacttaataaattaaataaactGTTAAGTTTGTGGGAGTCAAAAAATAATTACTTTGATGAAGGGATTATAGATAAATTGAAACAGCCGAGTACATCTTGGTCTGAATACCAGGCTAGTCTAGTTGCACTTCATGCAAGTGCAATTACACCTATCACGACATCAACGAAACAAACCTTTGACAATTATCAAGCACAGCATCAAGCGTTCGTTACTCACGCATTACGACAAATCCAAAACATTGAACAACAGAAAATGGCAATCGATCAACAATTAAAAGCTCCACCTCCACCACCCCCACAAAtg AATCAACAAAATATGTCTATGCCACCTAGTCATTCCGGCCCTCCTGCACCGATAGGCACAGATGTAAATTTCAGTCAGCCACCTCCTGGATGGGGTGCACCCCCTGGAAACGAACCGCCACCATTCACAAATGTTCCGTTACCAGACTTCTCGAAACCTCCTCCTGGCTTTGGTCCACCGCCTGTTATACACGAGCCCTCAGTTGAAGATTTAATGCCCAGTATGCCTTATTATGAACTTCCTGCTGGTCTAATGGTTCCCTTAATTAAATTGGAAGACGCAGAATACAAACCTCTGGATCCAGAAGCCATTAGGCTTCCACCACCGGCTCCACCAAGTGAGCGACTAGTAGCGGCTGTAGAAGCGTTTTACGCACCGCCAAATCATGACTCACCACGTGATAG TGACGGGTGGGAAAAATTAGGTTTATACGAGTATTATAAAGCAAAAAATGCCGCGCGTAAGCGTAAGGAAGAGGACATAGCGGCTGGTATAAGGCAAAAGTCGAAATCGCCGTCGCCAATTTTGAGGCCGAGGTCCAAAAGTCCTAGTCCACCAAAGAAACGATACAGAAGCAAATCGCGAAGTAGGTCGCGCTCTAGGTCGAGGGGTAGAAGCAGATCTAGATCGCCCGCTGCCAACCACAGACGCAACAGTCgcaacagtaaccataataacaggagCAGGAGGAGGAGGAACAGCAACAAGGATCGAAGTCCGGACAGAAGAATGGACAGGCAGGATCGAAGTCCAACTCCGCCTAGTTTCCT TGGGTCAACGTACAGTAAAGCTCCACAAGAAATTAGCTTGGACGAGAGTAATAAAGGACATCAGTTACTCAAGAAAATGGGTTGGGGTGGTGCGGGACTTGGTGCCAATGAACAGGGTATCGAAGCTCCTATTTCGGGGGGTGAAATTAGAGATAAGAACGATCAGTATAAAGGAGTTGGTATTAATTTGAACGATCCATACGAGAACTTCAGAAAGAGCAAAGGTCAGGCATTTATTACTAGAATGAAAGCAAGAGCGGAAGAACGTGCCGAGGAAAGAGGTGAACGGGACTGA